A portion of the Acidisoma sp. PAMC 29798 genome contains these proteins:
- a CDS encoding (2Fe-2S)-binding protein — MTRPVTLRVNGRAHVLEIEPQTPLLFILRNDLALNGPKYGCGLGECGACTVLIDGMTARSCCLPAALAEDREVTTLEGLGNMEAPSAVQAAFIAEQGAQCGYCLNGMIIAVTALLRRDPHPDETAMREALRYNLCRCGAHVEIMRAAMRAAAPL, encoded by the coding sequence ATGACCCGACCCGTCACCCTCCGCGTGAACGGCCGCGCCCATGTGCTGGAGATTGAGCCGCAGACGCCGCTGCTGTTTATCCTGCGGAACGACCTCGCACTGAACGGACCCAAATACGGCTGTGGCCTGGGGGAGTGCGGCGCCTGCACGGTGCTGATCGACGGCATGACGGCGCGGAGCTGCTGCCTGCCGGCCGCCCTCGCCGAAGATCGGGAGGTTACGACGCTGGAGGGGTTGGGAAACATGGAGGCGCCGAGTGCGGTGCAGGCGGCCTTCATCGCCGAACAGGGCGCGCAATGCGGCTATTGCCTCAACGGCATGATCATTGCGGTCACTGCCCTGCTGCGGCGTGATCCGCATCCCGACGAAACGGCGATGCGCGAAGCCCTACGCTACAATCTTTGCCGTTGCGGTGCGCATGTCGAAATCATGCGCGCGGCCATGCGTGCGGCGGCACCACTATGA
- the phnE gene encoding phosphonate ABC transporter, permease protein PhnE, whose amino-acid sequence MSATLTRQPMNESRRSALSFVIVFVCIAAFIQAAIVVHARPQDLITGAHGIADILRRSWPPDIAGLPDMLWPALETIDIALFGTAVAVIFALPLALLAARNTTPATPVYVISRMFIALARVVPDLVWALIFVTAVGLGPFPGTLAIMLHSIGMLGRLFSEVIEDMDMGPVEALTMTGASRMAVFSHAVVPTVIPSLLGITLYRLDENIRSSLVLGFVGAGGIGFLLLTSMELFQYRTVAMLLILTFVIVIVAERGSAALRQRIS is encoded by the coding sequence ATGAGCGCCACCCTCACGCGACAGCCGATGAACGAGTCGCGGCGAAGCGCCTTGTCCTTCGTCATTGTCTTCGTCTGCATCGCCGCCTTCATTCAGGCGGCCATCGTTGTTCATGCGCGGCCGCAGGATCTCATCACCGGCGCGCACGGCATCGCTGATATCCTGCGTCGATCCTGGCCGCCTGATATCGCCGGCTTGCCGGATATGCTGTGGCCCGCGCTGGAGACGATCGATATCGCCCTGTTCGGCACAGCGGTCGCGGTGATCTTCGCGCTGCCCCTGGCCCTGCTCGCGGCGCGCAACACCACACCGGCGACGCCGGTTTACGTCATCTCGCGCATGTTCATCGCCCTCGCGCGTGTCGTGCCCGATCTTGTATGGGCCTTGATCTTCGTGACGGCCGTGGGCCTCGGGCCGTTTCCCGGCACCCTCGCCATCATGCTCCACAGCATCGGCATGCTCGGCCGGCTCTTTTCAGAAGTGATCGAGGATATGGACATGGGGCCGGTAGAGGCCCTGACGATGACGGGCGCGAGCCGCATGGCGGTCTTCAGCCACGCCGTGGTGCCAACGGTGATCCCGTCGCTGCTCGGCATCACGCTCTATCGCCTCGACGAGAATATCCGCTCCTCCCTCGTGCTCGGCTTCGTCGGCGCCGGCGGCATTGGCTTCCTGCTGCTGACGTCGATGGAGCTGTTCCAGTATCGCACCGTCGCGATGCTGCTCATCCTCACCTTCGTCATCGTCATCGTCGCCGAGCGCGGCTCCGCCGCCTTGCGGCAGCGGATCTCGTAG
- a CDS encoding phosphate/phosphite/phosphonate ABC transporter substrate-binding protein: protein MRKFLKGSCSQALYGVAALLATAGTAMAANDCPNGVLHYGVVPFDASASFVPLYHRIGALISAKLGCPVDVEIGTSYTATIEAMRAGKVDAAEFGPLSYVLAHQIADAQVVATYETKDGKPDTYTASVVTWPDSGITTLKGVAGHTFAYSDPASTSGHLFPAYALKSHGIDPDHGVRAIYAGSHTASFEAILNHKVQAGEMNSPEIASATVAGIYKPSDFVTLWTSQPIPQDPISVRGNLPPAFKAKLTAILQTLDLSSIPPDMVKLTGLKGKGYVAQDDSAFDGIRSLVSVLHLDLAKMGS from the coding sequence ATGCGCAAGTTTCTCAAAGGCTCCTGCAGCCAGGCTCTTTATGGCGTGGCGGCCCTTCTGGCCACTGCCGGCACCGCCATGGCGGCGAATGACTGCCCCAACGGCGTGCTGCATTACGGCGTGGTGCCCTTCGATGCCTCGGCCTCCTTCGTGCCGCTGTATCACCGCATCGGCGCGCTGATCTCCGCCAAGCTGGGCTGCCCGGTCGATGTCGAAATCGGCACCAGCTATACCGCGACGATCGAGGCGATGCGCGCCGGTAAGGTCGATGCCGCCGAGTTCGGTCCCCTCAGCTACGTCCTTGCCCATCAGATCGCCGATGCCCAGGTCGTCGCGACCTATGAGACCAAGGACGGCAAGCCCGATACCTATACCGCGAGCGTTGTCACCTGGCCCGATTCGGGCATCACCACCCTGAAGGGCGTCGCCGGCCACACCTTCGCCTATTCTGACCCGGCGTCCACCTCTGGCCATCTGTTCCCGGCCTATGCGCTGAAGAGCCATGGCATCGACCCTGACCACGGCGTGCGCGCCATCTACGCCGGCAGCCACACCGCGAGCTTCGAGGCGATTCTGAACCACAAGGTTCAGGCCGGCGAAATGAACAGCCCCGAAATCGCCTCCGCCACCGTCGCCGGCATATACAAGCCGTCTGACTTCGTGACGCTCTGGACCAGCCAGCCCATTCCGCAGGACCCCATCTCCGTTCGCGGCAACCTGCCGCCGGCTTTCAAGGCCAAGCTGACCGCCATCTTGCAGACCCTCGATCTCAGCAGCATCCCGCCCGATATGGTCAAGCTGACCGGCCTGAAGGGCAAGGGCTATGTCGCCCAGGACGACAGCGCCTTCGACGGCATTCGCAGCCTGGTCAGCGTGCTTCACCTCGACCTCGCCAAGATGGGCTCATGA
- the phnF gene encoding phosphonate metabolism transcriptional regulator PhnF, with amino-acid sequence MRLPRVVIWQRIADVLAAEIASGTVEAGARLPTETALAQRFGVNRHTLRQAVGALSAAGLVSVQHGRGTFVRPVPLVEYQLGARTRFSEILSRQSVLPDGELLASRETLATAEVSEILGLPSESPVMVLEILRRANGQPLTVHTAYLPAPRFRGIDAAFRETNSLTAAFRAFGVADYTRRSTRIWTRLPTPEEAVLLRQRTDEPVLVMEAVNQDEEGRAIEFGVSRAAGQRLQVLIAT; translated from the coding sequence ATGCGGTTACCCCGCGTCGTGATATGGCAGCGGATCGCGGATGTGCTGGCCGCCGAGATCGCGTCCGGCACCGTCGAGGCCGGCGCGCGCCTGCCGACGGAAACGGCGCTCGCCCAAAGGTTCGGCGTCAACCGGCACACGCTGCGGCAGGCTGTGGGCGCCCTGTCGGCGGCCGGCCTCGTGAGTGTTCAGCACGGTCGTGGCACCTTCGTGCGGCCCGTGCCGCTGGTGGAGTATCAGCTCGGCGCCCGCACGCGCTTCAGCGAGATTCTGTCACGCCAGAGCGTGTTGCCGGACGGGGAGTTGTTGGCGTCGCGGGAAACGCTCGCCACGGCCGAGGTCTCCGAGATCCTTGGCCTGCCGTCCGAATCACCCGTGATGGTGCTGGAGATTTTGCGCCGGGCGAATGGCCAGCCCCTGACGGTGCATACGGCCTATCTTCCCGCGCCCCGATTTCGCGGTATCGACGCGGCGTTTCGCGAAACGAACTCGCTGACCGCGGCCTTTCGTGCCTTCGGCGTGGCTGACTATACCCGCCGCAGCACCCGGATTTGGACCAGACTGCCAACGCCGGAGGAAGCGGTGCTGTTGCGCCAACGCACGGACGAGCCGGTTCTGGTCATGGAGGCCGTGAACCAGGACGAGGAGGGCCGCGCGATCGAATTCGGCGTGTCCCGCGCGGCCGGGCAGAGACTTCAGGTTCTGATCGCGACGTGA
- a CDS encoding hydantoinase B/oxoprolinase family protein, whose translation MSRRVAGIDVGGTFTDVLLFDEDASGGRVHFAKVPTTTANQAEGVLAGIRATGATAADLDLIIHGTTVTTNAVLERKVARVGLITTMGFRDTLEIGRRTRPNPYGMVGVFEPLVPRDLRLEVPERMNASGEVVTALDDAAVLNAVRQLRDAGCEALVIHFLHSYANPAHELAAGLIAAAHWPNAYITLGHALLSEYREYERGTTASVNAAVQPVLDRYLERLTEGLRQDGFRHDLLVMNGNGGTIAAPLAAREAAKTVMSGPASGVIAAAATLTQSGVGDAVTYDMGGTSSDVALISGGLPEVSAELTIDYGLPIHVPMVDVRTIGAGGGSIAWLDAAGMLRVGPHSAGSTPGPICYGRGGTRPTITDANLVLGRLDPAKLTITGARVTVDDVRAIFEAVLAKPLGLTVDEAAAAVIALGNVHMAGAIRMVSLSRGRDPRALTLFAFGGAGPLHAVALAADLGIPEVLIPARPGLTNALGCLVADLRQDFVNTLNVPLDQADMAEVHRVLADQVRRGLAVNAAQQSEIQQTEVRHSADMQFRGQTHLIRVAIPNAEITREALQSLFEEAYFARFDIRMPEIRATLVNLNTSVTGHRTPFPVASLLDPAARAATLEQAKTGTRRVFAAGAWAETPVYWRDSLPLDAVLTGPAIIEQSDTTSFIEPGATLRIDAIGNLRVQTNGAVTLARGGGTDPLALAVIEAGLQQVCNEMDLAFSRSAFSPVIAEADDRSDGIYDAETGALIAQGELGLPVFVGVMQYSTGEIIRLIREGEVGAPEPGDIYIVNDPYLGGTHLMDVRFAMPFFHDGKLVCWLQNTGHWPDTGGMTPGGFSAHATEVEQEGLRLPPVKLFKKGNIDREILSIINSNIRVADQRIGDIKAQVSALKIGERRLREVLARYGLPVVQTVIAEMKTRASNLMRAKLTGIPDGVYDSEAFVDSDGVVNEPLRIALTMTKAEGVLTFDFSKSSLPCRGPMNSVFATTLSSVYLAVRHVFPDVPLNAGAFEPLRIPRPEGTFLDARYPRPVSGCAAEVSQRIAESVFLALVQAIPSLVTAAPAGSSGNFALGGTDPKRGTSYVMYQISGGGYGGNALHDGLTNGCSTIGISKTPPVEVMEQYYPILFRRFSLRDGSGGAGQHRGGFGVHYEVEILRGEATASFVMDHGRFGPPGVLGGGDGARNIVRVHRGGETYIPAHLSKDQNIRVVAGDRVEVMTPGGGGYGNAAARPAALVARDLARGYYTAEEAAALWPQK comes from the coding sequence ATGAGCCGACGCGTGGCCGGAATCGATGTCGGTGGCACCTTCACCGACGTGCTGCTGTTTGATGAGGATGCAAGCGGCGGCCGTGTGCATTTCGCCAAGGTGCCGACCACGACAGCCAATCAGGCCGAGGGCGTGCTCGCCGGCATTCGCGCCACGGGGGCGACGGCGGCGGATCTCGACCTCATCATCCACGGCACCACGGTCACCACCAATGCGGTGCTGGAGCGGAAAGTCGCCCGCGTCGGCCTGATCACCACCATGGGCTTTCGCGACACTCTGGAAATCGGCAGGCGGACCCGCCCCAACCCTTACGGCATGGTCGGCGTCTTCGAGCCGCTGGTGCCCCGCGACCTGCGCCTGGAAGTGCCGGAGCGGATGAATGCCTCCGGCGAGGTCGTCACGGCGCTGGATGACGCCGCCGTGCTCAATGCCGTGCGGCAGTTGCGCGATGCCGGCTGTGAGGCGCTGGTCATTCATTTCCTTCATTCCTACGCCAATCCTGCGCATGAGCTGGCAGCTGGCCTTATCGCCGCTGCGCATTGGCCCAATGCCTACATCACGCTCGGCCATGCGCTGCTGTCGGAATATCGGGAATATGAGCGTGGCACGACGGCCTCTGTGAATGCCGCCGTGCAGCCGGTGCTCGACCGTTATCTGGAGCGGCTGACGGAAGGCCTGCGGCAGGATGGCTTTCGCCATGATCTGCTCGTCATGAATGGCAATGGCGGCACCATCGCGGCCCCCCTCGCGGCACGCGAAGCGGCCAAGACCGTCATGTCCGGCCCGGCCTCTGGCGTGATCGCTGCCGCCGCGACGCTGACGCAATCGGGCGTCGGCGATGCGGTTACCTATGACATGGGCGGCACGTCCAGCGACGTCGCGCTGATCAGCGGCGGATTGCCGGAAGTCTCCGCCGAACTCACCATCGATTACGGCTTGCCCATTCATGTGCCGATGGTCGATGTGCGCACAATCGGCGCGGGCGGCGGTTCCATCGCCTGGCTCGATGCCGCCGGCATGCTGCGCGTCGGGCCGCATAGCGCAGGCTCCACGCCCGGTCCCATCTGCTATGGGCGCGGCGGCACGCGGCCCACGATCACCGATGCAAACCTCGTGCTCGGCCGGCTTGATCCCGCAAAACTCACCATCACCGGCGCGCGTGTCACCGTCGATGATGTGCGGGCCATCTTCGAGGCGGTGCTCGCCAAACCGCTCGGCCTCACCGTCGATGAAGCCGCCGCCGCCGTCATTGCCCTCGGCAATGTCCATATGGCCGGCGCCATTCGCATGGTGTCCCTGTCGCGCGGGCGCGACCCGCGTGCGCTGACGCTGTTTGCGTTCGGCGGTGCCGGTCCGCTGCATGCCGTGGCCCTTGCGGCCGACCTGGGTATTCCTGAGGTGCTGATCCCCGCGCGGCCGGGTTTGACCAATGCGCTTGGTTGTCTCGTCGCCGATTTGCGCCAGGATTTCGTCAATACGCTCAATGTGCCGCTGGACCAGGCCGATATGGCGGAGGTGCATCGCGTCCTCGCCGATCAGGTGCGGCGGGGCCTTGCCGTCAATGCCGCGCAGCAGAGCGAGATTCAGCAGACGGAGGTCCGCCATTCGGCGGATATGCAGTTCCGGGGCCAGACACATCTGATCCGCGTGGCGATCCCCAACGCCGAGATCACGCGCGAGGCGTTGCAGAGCCTGTTCGAGGAGGCGTATTTCGCGCGCTTCGACATTCGCATGCCGGAAATCCGTGCCACGCTGGTCAATCTGAATACCTCAGTGACCGGTCATCGCACGCCGTTTCCAGTCGCCTCTCTGCTCGATCCGGCGGCCCGTGCCGCCACGCTTGAGCAAGCAAAGACCGGCACGCGGCGCGTTTTCGCGGCCGGCGCCTGGGCGGAAACGCCGGTCTATTGGCGCGATTCTCTGCCGCTGGATGCGGTGCTGACGGGGCCGGCCATCATCGAGCAGTCGGACACCACGAGTTTCATTGAACCGGGTGCCACGCTGCGGATCGATGCCATCGGCAACCTTCGTGTCCAAACCAATGGCGCGGTGACACTGGCGCGCGGCGGCGGCACCGATCCCTTGGCCCTGGCGGTGATCGAGGCCGGGCTGCAGCAGGTCTGCAATGAGATGGATCTCGCCTTCTCGCGCTCGGCCTTCTCGCCGGTCATCGCCGAAGCCGATGACCGGTCGGACGGGATCTATGACGCCGAAACCGGGGCTTTGATCGCGCAAGGCGAACTCGGCCTGCCCGTCTTCGTGGGCGTGATGCAATATTCTACGGGCGAGATCATTCGACTCATTCGCGAAGGTGAAGTCGGCGCACCCGAGCCGGGCGATATCTATATCGTCAATGACCCCTATCTCGGCGGCACGCATCTGATGGATGTGCGCTTCGCCATGCCCTTCTTCCATGACGGGAAACTGGTCTGCTGGTTGCAGAATACCGGCCATTGGCCGGATACGGGCGGCATGACGCCGGGCGGATTTTCGGCCCATGCGACCGAGGTCGAGCAGGAAGGGCTGCGGCTACCACCGGTCAAACTCTTTAAGAAAGGAAATATCGATCGCGAAATCCTGTCGATCATCAACTCCAATATTCGGGTGGCCGATCAGCGCATCGGCGATATCAAGGCGCAGGTGTCCGCCCTCAAAATTGGCGAGCGCCGCTTGCGCGAGGTTCTGGCGCGCTACGGTCTGCCGGTTGTGCAGACCGTCATCGCCGAGATGAAGACGCGCGCCTCCAACCTCATGCGCGCCAAGCTCACCGGCATTCCCGACGGCGTCTATGACAGCGAGGCCTTCGTCGATTCGGATGGCGTGGTCAACGAACCGCTGCGCATCGCCCTGACGATGACCAAGGCGGAGGGTGTGCTGACCTTCGACTTTTCGAAATCCTCCCTGCCCTGTCGGGGGCCGATGAATTCGGTCTTCGCGACGACGCTCTCCTCCGTCTATCTCGCTGTGCGGCATGTCTTCCCCGATGTGCCGCTGAATGCCGGCGCCTTCGAGCCGCTGCGCATTCCACGGCCGGAAGGCACCTTCCTTGATGCGCGCTATCCGCGCCCGGTGTCGGGCTGCGCGGCCGAAGTCTCCCAGCGCATCGCGGAATCCGTTTTCCTCGCCCTGGTGCAGGCAATTCCCAGTCTCGTCACGGCGGCGCCAGCGGGGTCATCGGGCAATTTCGCCCTCGGCGGCACCGACCCCAAACGCGGCACGTCTTATGTGATGTATCAAATTTCCGGCGGCGGCTATGGCGGCAATGCGTTGCATGACGGGCTGACGAATGGCTGCTCGACGATCGGAATTTCCAAGACACCGCCGGTGGAAGTCATGGAGCAATATTACCCGATTCTATTCCGGCGGTTTTCCTTGCGCGACGGATCCGGTGGCGCGGGGCAGCATCGCGGCGGCTTCGGAGTGCATTACGAGGTGGAGATTTTGCGCGGCGAAGCCACCGCGAGCTTCGTCATGGATCACGGCCGTTTCGGGCCGCCGGGTGTGCTCGGCGGCGGTGACGGCGCGCGCAACATCGTGCGGGTTCATCGCGGCGGCGAGACCTATATTCCCGCGCATCTGTCCAAGGACCAGAATATTCGGGTCGTCGCCGGGGACCGGGTCGAGGTGATGACGCCGGGCGGTGGGGGGTATGGGAATGCCGCGGCACGGCCGGCGGCTTTGGTCGCGCGAGATCTGGCGCGCGGGTATTATACGGCGGAGGAAGCGGCGGCGTTGTGGCCACAAAAATGA
- a CDS encoding molybdopterin cofactor-binding domain-containing protein: MNESHGLFVVRDVPDGVETFVMVAPDGSVTAYNGHVDLGTGIGTALGQIVAEELEIAFDRVRVVLGDPDRTPNQGATIASETIQITAVPLRRAAATARQVLLTRAAERLSLAETDLRMDNGMVVAPPPDNRALSYGDLVSDERIVVRIAGDAPLRPVDSYRVVGTSVPRIDLPAKATGGLVYVHDMRMPGMVHGRVVRPPYGGIDSGDFVGTSLIAVDESSISDIPGMLAVVVIGDFIGVVAEREEQAALAAQRLGVSWKPVPHLPDLGDIATALRANPSTPRLLLDRGDVDGALAAAPTAMDRTYVWPYQLHGSIGPSCSVADWRSDGMRVWSGTQNPHVLRADLARLMEIDEATIDIIRMEAAGCYGRNCADDVGADAALLSRAVGKPVRVQLTREQEHAWEPKGAGQLMDVRGGLTDAGDVAGYAFSVRYPSNGAPILAALLTGSIKPVPLVFEMGDRTAIPPYDYENIRVTAHDMAPIVRASWFRGVSSLPNSFAHESWIDEAAAEAGVDPVEYRLRYLKDARAIDLVKALADRAHWVPHTEPGSLGGEGDVVRGRGFAYALYMHSKFPGYGAAWSAWIADVEVNKATGDVAVTRVTVGQDSGLMINPAGVQHQIHGNVIQSVSRVLKEEVTFTTTAVATKEWGGYPIITFPEVPPIDVMMIPRPDQPPLGVGESASVPSAAAIANAIYDATGVRFRELPFTPERVRAGLQASRPELIAETTPVVTPRKRRFWGLGLGAAGLLGLAITAMPWRAAMERVAPADPTLYSASTIARGKMLVALGDCAVCHTESLAGGLAIETPFGKVYTRNITPDAATGIGTWSYAAFERAMREGISRDGAHLYPAFPYTSFTRTSDDDLQAIYAYLMTQPAVHSVTPQTTLAFPMSLRPLMAGWNALYHRPGAYQSDPTQSPMWNRGAYLVEGLGHCGGCHTPRNALGAEIATRSLGGGVAEGWEAPPLTSLSHAPIPWSEAELFTYFRTGFSPLHGPAAGPMGPVVREMAILPESDLRAMAHYLASMQSQSAVSLADITANTSGAMLASGGSGARLYQGACAVCHEAGGAPQIGVRPNLALNSNIHSAKPDNLIRVILEGIQMPALKDLGAMPAFRETLNDAQVADLAGFLRRQYAPGKPAWTALEQTVARLRSSHLGS, from the coding sequence ATGAACGAGTCTCATGGGTTGTTCGTGGTGCGTGACGTGCCAGATGGCGTCGAGACCTTTGTCATGGTCGCGCCGGATGGCAGCGTCACGGCCTATAATGGCCATGTCGATCTCGGCACCGGCATCGGCACGGCGCTCGGCCAGATCGTGGCCGAGGAATTGGAGATTGCTTTTGATCGCGTGAGAGTCGTGCTGGGCGACCCGGACCGTACGCCGAACCAGGGCGCGACCATCGCGAGCGAAACCATCCAGATCACCGCTGTACCTTTGCGCCGCGCGGCGGCAACGGCGCGGCAGGTGCTGCTGACTCGCGCGGCGGAGCGCCTGTCGTTGGCTGAGACAGATCTGCGCATGGATAACGGCATGGTCGTCGCGCCACCGCCCGATAACCGTGCCCTGAGCTATGGCGATCTTGTTTCCGATGAGCGCATCGTGGTGCGCATTGCGGGCGATGCGCCCTTGCGACCGGTGGACAGCTATCGCGTCGTCGGAACATCCGTGCCGCGCATCGATCTTCCCGCCAAAGCCACCGGCGGCTTGGTGTATGTGCATGATATGCGGATGCCCGGTATGGTGCATGGCCGCGTCGTGCGCCCACCCTACGGTGGCATCGATAGCGGCGATTTCGTCGGCACCAGCCTGATCGCCGTTGACGAATCTTCGATCAGTGACATTCCGGGTATGCTCGCGGTGGTTGTCATCGGCGATTTCATCGGTGTCGTCGCCGAGCGAGAGGAGCAGGCGGCTTTGGCCGCGCAACGCCTGGGCGTGTCCTGGAAGCCGGTGCCGCATCTGCCCGATCTCGGCGATATCGCAACGGCACTGCGCGCCAACCCGAGCACGCCGCGCCTGCTGCTCGATCGCGGTGACGTCGATGGTGCTTTGGCCGCTGCCCCGACCGCGATGGACCGAACCTATGTCTGGCCGTATCAGCTTCACGGCTCCATCGGGCCGTCCTGTTCCGTGGCGGATTGGCGGTCGGATGGCATGCGGGTTTGGTCCGGCACGCAGAATCCCCATGTACTGCGCGCCGATCTCGCACGGCTCATGGAGATTGACGAAGCGACGATCGACATTATTCGCATGGAAGCGGCCGGCTGCTATGGCCGCAATTGTGCCGATGATGTGGGTGCGGATGCGGCGCTGCTGTCCCGCGCCGTCGGTAAGCCGGTGCGTGTGCAACTGACGCGCGAGCAGGAACATGCCTGGGAGCCGAAGGGGGCCGGGCAACTCATGGACGTGCGCGGCGGCCTGACCGATGCCGGCGATGTCGCCGGCTACGCGTTTTCCGTGCGCTATCCGTCCAATGGCGCGCCGATCTTGGCGGCGCTGCTGACCGGCAGCATCAAACCGGTGCCGTTGGTCTTTGAAATGGGCGACCGCACGGCGATCCCGCCTTACGATTACGAGAATATCCGTGTCACCGCGCATGACATGGCGCCGATTGTCCGCGCCTCCTGGTTTCGCGGTGTGTCGTCTCTCCCCAATAGCTTCGCCCATGAATCCTGGATCGATGAGGCAGCGGCCGAAGCCGGGGTCGATCCCGTGGAATACCGTTTGCGCTATTTGAAGGATGCGCGCGCCATCGACCTCGTTAAGGCGCTCGCTGACCGTGCCCATTGGGTGCCGCATACCGAGCCCGGCAGCCTGGGCGGCGAGGGCGATGTGGTACGCGGCCGGGGCTTTGCCTATGCGCTCTACATGCACAGCAAGTTTCCCGGTTATGGCGCCGCCTGGTCGGCCTGGATCGCGGATGTCGAAGTCAATAAAGCCACCGGCGATGTCGCTGTCACGCGCGTGACGGTGGGGCAGGATTCTGGCTTGATGATCAATCCCGCCGGGGTTCAGCACCAGATCCACGGCAATGTCATTCAATCCGTCAGTCGTGTGCTGAAGGAAGAAGTGACCTTCACGACCACGGCGGTGGCGACGAAGGAATGGGGCGGCTATCCCATCATCACCTTCCCAGAAGTGCCACCGATCGATGTCATGATGATCCCACGCCCGGATCAACCGCCCTTGGGCGTGGGGGAATCGGCCTCCGTTCCCAGTGCCGCCGCCATTGCAAATGCAATCTATGATGCCACCGGCGTGCGGTTTCGGGAATTGCCATTTACACCGGAGCGTGTGCGCGCTGGCTTGCAGGCATCGCGGCCGGAACTGATTGCCGAAACAACACCCGTCGTCACACCGCGAAAGCGCCGTTTCTGGGGGTTAGGGCTGGGTGCCGCCGGCCTGCTGGGTCTCGCTATTACCGCCATGCCCTGGCGCGCGGCGATGGAGCGTGTGGCGCCGGCGGACCCGACACTGTATTCCGCCAGCACCATCGCACGCGGCAAAATGCTCGTCGCGCTCGGCGATTGCGCTGTCTGCCACACCGAGTCTCTCGCAGGCGGGTTGGCGATCGAGACGCCTTTCGGCAAAGTCTATACGCGCAATATCACGCCCGATGCGGCGACCGGCATCGGCACATGGTCTTACGCCGCGTTTGAGCGCGCCATGCGTGAGGGCATCAGCCGGGACGGCGCACATCTCTATCCCGCCTTTCCCTATACGAGCTTCACCCGCACCAGCGATGACGACCTTCAGGCGATCTATGCCTATCTCATGACGCAGCCGGCGGTTCATTCGGTGACACCGCAAACCACGCTCGCCTTTCCGATGAGCCTTCGGCCGCTGATGGCAGGTTGGAATGCGCTGTATCATCGGCCCGGCGCCTATCAATCCGATCCCACGCAATCGCCGATGTGGAATCGCGGCGCCTATCTTGTCGAGGGGCTCGGCCATTGCGGCGGCTGCCATACGCCGCGCAATGCCCTCGGCGCCGAAATCGCCACGCGGTCTCTCGGTGGTGGCGTCGCTGAGGGTTGGGAGGCGCCGCCGCTGACCAGCCTGTCCCATGCGCCGATTCCTTGGAGCGAGGCGGAGCTGTTCACCTATTTCCGCACCGGCTTTTCGCCCTTGCATGGTCCTGCCGCCGGGCCGATGGGCCCCGTGGTGCGGGAAATGGCGATCCTGCCGGAGAGCGATCTGCGTGCCATGGCGCATTATCTGGCCTCAATGCAGAGTCAATCTGCCGTGTCTTTGGCCGATATTACGGCAAACACCAGTGGTGCCATGCTCGCCTCGGGCGGGTCCGGCGCGCGCTTGTATCAGGGCGCCTGCGCCGTGTGTCATGAGGCCGGCGGCGCGCCGCAGATCGGGGTGCGTCCGAATCTTGCCCTCAATAGCAATATCCACAGCGCGAAACCGGATAATCTCATTCGTGTTATTCTGGAAGGCATCCAGATGCCGGCCTTGAAGGACCTCGGTGCCATGCCGGCGTTTAGAGAGACGTTGAACGATGCGCAGGTCGCCGACCTCGCCGGTTTCCTGCGCCGCCAATACGCGCCAGGCAAGCCGGCCTGGACGGCGCTGGAACAGACCGTCGCCAGACTTCGTTCTTCACATCTGGGTTCTTAG
- a CDS encoding phosphonate ABC transporter ATP-binding protein, with protein MSPEPVDPSALIAVSSLAMCYPTGRMALTDTSLSLAAGELVVILGANGCGKSTLLRCIAGMLQPTAGTVHVAGRQISGLTGSGLADARLAMGMVFQNAHLVKRRSVVANVMTGTLGRHRTLATAFGRLPKGEVPHAMACLDQVGLAAFAEQRASTLSGGQAQRVSVARALAQRPRALLADEPVASLDPDASEELMTLLRRVAHEDGIGVLCVLHQPELARRYADRLLGMKDGAIQFEGKPAQVREQQVSALYSKPQQKLAA; from the coding sequence ATGAGCCCAGAGCCGGTCGATCCTTCGGCATTGATCGCCGTTTCCAGCTTGGCCATGTGCTACCCCACGGGGCGCATGGCTTTGACGGATACGTCGCTCTCCCTCGCTGCGGGCGAGCTGGTTGTCATTCTCGGTGCCAATGGCTGCGGCAAGTCCACGCTGCTGCGGTGCATCGCCGGAATGCTCCAGCCCACGGCCGGCACAGTCCATGTCGCAGGTCGCCAGATCAGTGGCCTCACGGGCTCTGGTCTGGCGGATGCACGGCTCGCGATGGGCATGGTGTTCCAGAACGCCCATCTCGTGAAACGACGCAGCGTCGTTGCCAATGTGATGACCGGCACGCTTGGCCGGCATCGCACCCTGGCGACGGCATTCGGTCGCCTGCCGAAAGGCGAAGTGCCGCATGCCATGGCCTGCCTTGATCAGGTGGGTTTGGCGGCCTTCGCGGAGCAGCGCGCCAGCACTCTGTCTGGCGGGCAGGCGCAGCGCGTTTCGGTCGCGCGCGCCTTGGCGCAACGGCCGCGCGCTTTGCTGGCGGATGAGCCGGTGGCGAGCCTCGACCCCGATGCGTCCGAGGAGTTGATGACCCTGCTGCGCCGCGTGGCGCATGAGGACGGTATCGGCGTGCTATGCGTCTTGCATCAGCCGGAACTGGCGCGGCGTTATGCCGACCGACTTCTCGGCATGAAAGACGGCGCCATTCAGTTTGAGGGCAAGCCCGCCCAGGTGCGGGAGCAGCAAGTCAGCGCGCTTTACAGCAAGCCGCAGCAGAAGCTCGCGGCATGA